Proteins encoded in a region of the Flavobacteriales bacterium genome:
- a CDS encoding nitronate monooxygenase, whose amino-acid sequence MSNKICDLFGIKHPIIQGGMIWCSGWELASAVSNQGGLGILGAGSMYPEILKEQIQKCKAATDKPFAVNLPLLYPNIEEHIQTILEEKIPVVFTSAGSPKKYTSYLQSHGIKVVHVVSNVKFAIKCEEAGVDAVVAEGFEAGGHNGREETTTLCLIPQVRKAISIPLIAAGGIGSGEAIFATMSLGADGVQIGSRFAASQESSAHENFKNAIVDAKEGDTMLMLKELTPVRLLKNPFFDQVVQAYENDSSIEELKELLGRGRAKKGMFLGDLIDGELEIGQVSASIDRVETVAEIFDDLIKNYTLVKEKSKQFTI is encoded by the coding sequence ATGTCAAACAAAATATGTGATTTATTCGGAATAAAACATCCAATTATTCAAGGAGGAATGATTTGGTGTTCTGGTTGGGAATTAGCCTCGGCAGTTAGTAATCAAGGCGGTTTAGGGATTTTAGGTGCAGGGTCTATGTATCCCGAAATTCTAAAAGAGCAAATCCAAAAGTGTAAAGCGGCAACCGATAAACCATTTGCAGTGAATCTCCCTTTATTATACCCAAATATCGAGGAACATATTCAAACTATTTTAGAAGAAAAAATACCAGTTGTATTTACCTCAGCAGGATCTCCAAAAAAATATACGAGCTATTTACAGTCTCACGGTATTAAGGTGGTTCATGTGGTTTCTAATGTGAAATTTGCGATAAAATGCGAAGAAGCAGGAGTAGACGCCGTAGTTGCTGAAGGATTTGAAGCAGGAGGGCACAATGGACGAGAAGAAACAACTACTTTATGCCTCATTCCACAAGTAAGAAAAGCGATTTCTATCCCTTTAATTGCGGCAGGTGGAATAGGAAGCGGTGAAGCTATTTTTGCTACAATGAGTTTAGGGGCAGATGGTGTTCAAATAGGATCAAGATTTGCAGCTTCTCAAGAATCTTCGGCACATGAGAATTTTAAAAATGCCATTGTAGATGCAAAAGAAGGAGATACGATGTTAATGCTGAAAGAGCTCACACCCGTTAGACTGCTAAAAAACCCATTTTTTGATCAAGTAGTTCAAGCTTATGAAAATGATAGTTCAATTGAAGAACTCAAGGAACTTTTAGGAAGAGGACGAGCAAAAAAAGGAATGTTTTTAGGAGATTTGATCGATGGAGAGTTGGAAATAGGACAGGTTTCGGCTTCAATTGACCGAGTAGAAACTGTTGCCGAAATTTTTGATGATTTAATAAAAAATTATACTTTAGTTAAAGAAAAATCAAAGCAATTCACCATTTAA
- a CDS encoding S8 family peptidase, with protein sequence MRILKIVFLFQLIFTLPSYGQNQRYWIQFEDKGNYGFQDIQLSQKSLERRTTQNITLDSTDIPIFQPYLDSLDLFKVKVQSKSRWFNAISATLSQEKKDSLQNHFSFIKGIQKVETLHTLNEEKPLTITPNPGMSSGHYYGQGWGQIWQIRGNILHELGYRGQGILIAVLDAGFRQVDEHFLFQNNREKGKIIEGLDFVRQPDLVNYQYSTHGLAVLSTMASSIPGTYVGTAPDADYVLIRTENAPQESLIEEDFWLMGAEFADSIGADIINSSLGYTQFDDSLQNHSYQDLDGESTLVTRAANKAFEKGILVVSSNGNSGNDPWKYLGAPADGKNVLAIGAVYQNGNPAAFSSFGPTVNGLVKPNVSAMGALIPVAQLNDEIKPSYGTSFSAPVISGMSACLWQFFKENELDIDHRKLKKEIEESAHLYLSPDSQLGYGIPNFKKIVEKYHPLEEYQDWNLFFTLHNEVIYLEGDFSEHAFFSIVDATGRTLFIQGSATKAYKQEIPFSKQLPKGIYFLSVQDKNRLKTFKILR encoded by the coding sequence ATGCGTATTCTGAAAATTGTTTTTCTTTTCCAATTGATATTCACTTTACCCTCTTATGGGCAAAATCAAAGGTATTGGATTCAGTTTGAAGATAAAGGTAATTATGGTTTTCAAGATATTCAATTATCTCAAAAATCCTTAGAGAGAAGAACTACTCAAAATATTACCCTAGATAGCACAGATATCCCTATTTTTCAGCCATATTTAGATTCCTTGGATCTTTTTAAAGTAAAAGTTCAATCTAAATCTAGATGGTTTAACGCCATTTCCGCCACACTTTCTCAAGAAAAAAAAGATAGCCTTCAGAATCACTTTTCTTTTATAAAGGGGATTCAAAAAGTGGAAACCCTACATACTTTAAACGAAGAAAAACCCCTAACAATAACACCAAATCCAGGAATGAGCTCAGGACATTATTATGGGCAGGGTTGGGGTCAAATCTGGCAAATTAGAGGAAATATTCTTCATGAGTTAGGTTATAGAGGTCAAGGAATACTTATTGCCGTGCTCGATGCAGGTTTTAGGCAAGTAGATGAACATTTTTTATTTCAAAACAATAGGGAGAAAGGTAAAATAATAGAAGGTTTAGATTTTGTGAGGCAACCTGATTTGGTTAATTATCAATATTCTACACACGGTCTTGCCGTACTTTCTACAATGGCATCTTCTATACCTGGAACTTATGTGGGTACTGCTCCAGATGCCGATTATGTCCTTATCAGGACAGAAAATGCACCTCAAGAAAGCTTAATAGAAGAAGACTTTTGGCTTATGGGAGCAGAGTTTGCAGATTCTATAGGTGCAGATATCATAAACTCTTCTTTGGGTTATACCCAATTTGATGATTCATTACAAAATCATAGTTATCAAGATCTTGATGGAGAAAGCACGCTGGTAACACGTGCGGCAAATAAAGCTTTTGAAAAAGGAATACTGGTTGTATCTAGTAATGGAAATTCGGGTAACGATCCCTGGAAGTATTTGGGGGCTCCTGCCGATGGTAAAAACGTATTGGCGATAGGAGCTGTATATCAAAATGGAAACCCAGCAGCTTTTTCATCATTTGGTCCTACAGTAAATGGTTTAGTAAAACCTAATGTTTCAGCAATGGGCGCATTGATTCCTGTTGCACAGTTAAATGATGAAATAAAACCAAGCTATGGAACTTCTTTCTCCGCACCAGTTATTAGTGGAATGTCAGCTTGTCTGTGGCAATTTTTTAAAGAAAATGAACTTGATATAGACCACCGAAAGCTCAAAAAAGAAATTGAAGAAAGTGCTCACTTATATTTAAGCCCTGATTCTCAATTAGGATACGGAATTCCTAATTTTAAAAAGATTGTGGAAAAATATCACCCGCTTGAAGAATATCAAGATTGGAATCTCTTTTTTACGCTTCACAATGAGGTGATTTATTTAGAGGGTGATTTCTCAGAACATGCCTTTTTTTCTATTGTAGATGCCACAGGGAGAACGCTTTTTATTCAAGGATCAGCCACAAAAGCATATAAACAAGAAATCCCTTTTTCAAAACAATTGCCCAAAGGGATCTATTTTCTTTCGGTTCAAGATAAAAATAGGTTAAAAACCTTTAAAATACTCAGATAA